GATGGAAAATTTGCGCCTGGAGCTGGCCGCCGAATATTTGGTCATGGCGGCCTTGCTGGCCGAAATCAAATCGCGGATGCTGTTGCCGCGCCAGCCGGAAAGCGAGGAAGAAGAGGAAGACCCCAGGGCGTTTTTGATCCGCAAATTGCAGGAATACGAGGCGATCAAGAAAGTCGCCGAAGAGATCGATCTGTTACCCAGAAACGAACGCGATACCTTCGAATTCGGCGTCGACACCTCGACCGTCAACGTTCGGCAAATCTTGCCGGACGTGGAACTCAAGGAACTATTGCTGGCCTTTCAGGACGTGTTGAAACGCGCGGAACGGCTCAGCCACCACCACATAACCAAAGAGCCCCTATCAGTCCGTGAACGAATGGCAGCCATTTTGGAAAAACTTAACCGAGCAGATATCCTCCCTTTCCCAGCGTGTTTTACCCGAGGTGAAGGAAAAAACGGGGTGGTTGTCGCGTTTCTTGCCATCCTTGAGCTCTCCAAGGAGCGAGTCATCGACATCTTCCAGCCCGAGCCCTACGCCGGCATCCACGTCCGCTTCAGAGTCAATAGCAGCACTGGCGATTGAGCCGTCGCCGTCCGTCAGCGTTGCCGATCATGCCCATCAATCCGCCAAGCCCAGAACCCCGCGCAAACCTCGGATCAAGCCGGAGCCTATCAAGATCTTCGTGCCGGTCAAGCGCCGAGCCGTGCGGTTTCCGGGCGCTTGGCATAAGCAACTCAGGAGTGGCCCGGCCATATCGGAACCGGTGCAAACGCCGCAGCCGGTCTTACCGGTTCCCGTACGCCGTCGCGTTACGGTCCGATTGCTGCCGGCCTGGCGCGGTGGCTGGGATAAACCGGCTGCGCCGCCGCCCGATGCCGTCTCGCGGCGCCGGGCGGCAACCCGGCTGCCGGCGCCTTGGGCAGCAGTCATCCGCGCCAGCGAACATCAGGCCATCATTGTCGAACGCCATTTGCCGGCGCCGGAACGGGTCAAAGACTGCGACATGAACACCAAACGCATCGTCGAAGCCATTTTGTTCGCCGCGAATCGGCCGATGACCATACGCCAGATCCAGGAAACCTTTCCGGAGCTGGAACAGCCGGATACCTTGGCGATTCAGATGGCCCTGGAAGACATCGCCCGCGATTACGCCGACCGGCCGATCGGCCTCAGGCAATTGGCCAGCGGTTACCGGTTTCAGGTGCGGGAAGGCCTGTCGCCTTACGTGACGCGTTTGTTCGAGGAAAAACCGGCCCGTTATTCGCGGGCGCTGCTGGAAACCCTGGCCATCATCGCATATCGTCAGCCAGTCACCCGCGGCGAAATCGAGGACATTCGCGGCGTAAGCGTCAGCAGTTCCATTATCCAAACCCTGTTGGAACGGGAGTGGATTCGGGTCATCGCCCATAAGGAAGTGCCGGGCCGGCCGGCTTTGTTCGGCACCACCAAACAATTTCTGGATTATTTCAATTTAACTTCGTTGAACGACTTACCGACTTTGCAAGAAATCGCCGATTTCGATTTCGGTAATCCGCCGCAACCGCAGACCGAGCAGGACCACAGTGAAAGACCGCAAACCGTCCAAACCGAAACAACCGTCAACCCGTCCGGACAACCGGAAACCGATGGAGCCGAACCCGAACCGCAAACCGAAGTCGGCGCCATTTCGCAAACCGAGACCGGCGCCGGCGGCGAAAACGTCACCCTCCATTAGCGCCGCTGCTGCGGGCGGCGAGCGCATCCAAAAATTGCTGGCCCGTGCCGGCCTGGGCTCGCGCCGGGAAATCGAACGCTGGATCGGCGAAGGTAAGTTGCTGGTCAATGGCAACCCGGTACAGTTGGGTTACCACCTGAAGCCGGGCGACCATCTGCAAATCAACGGCCGTATCGTCAAATGGGAAAAATACGCCGAACAGCCGACCCGGGTACTGGTTTACCACAAGCCGGTCGGCGAGTTGGTGACGCGGCGCGACCCGGAGGGGCGGCCGGTGATTTTTACCCAGTTGCCGCGGCTGCAGGTCGGGCGCTGGATCGCGGTCGGTCGGCTGGACATCAACACGTCAGGCTTGATTCTGGTCACCAACAACGGCGAACTGGCCAACCGCTTGATGCACCCGTCGCGGGAAGTGGAGCGCGAATACGCAGTACGCATCCTGGGCGAAGTCGACGACGCGATGCTGGAACGCCTGAAACAAGGCGTCGAGCTGGACGACGGCCCGGCGCATTTCGAAGACGTCAGTTTCTACGCCGGCGAGGGCGCCAACAAATGGTTCTACGCCACGGTGAAGCAAGGCCGTAACCGATTAGTGCGGCGTTTATGGGAATCGCAAGGCGTAAAAGTCAGCCGTTTGATCCGGGTTCGCTACGGCGATGTGACCTTGCCGGAGCGGGTTAGGGCGCATTCGTTTTATGAGCTGGAAGTTAAGGAATTGGCGGCTTTGATGGAGTTTGTGGGTTTGTAGTCGCGTTGAACTAATCGATGCTGCAATCGGCAAGCCGTGTCCGTTGCGCGACGATGGCCTTAATCGTTCAGTGCACGCTTGAGGCCGGATTCTCTTCGGTGATGGTTGCGATCATTCCATTAATGATTTGGTTGATTCGAGTCTTTTCTTGTTCCAGAAGATTTTGTACTGGGGGACACGTCAGGGTCATGGTGAATACGCTTCGTTTTGTGCCGATAGTGAAGTGAGAAACCTGGAATAGTTGGTCGCGTTCTTGTTTTATTAAGGGTGGGACTGGAATTATCGCCTTGCCGTTAGCTGAGTACTCGACCGTCATCCCGTGCTTTTCCGCAGATTGTTTGACCAGATATACCCCAAATTCTTCGGGATATTCCGGACCATCTGAGTGGACTCTCGAAATTTCAAGCCTACAGATGTAATCCTCGCCAAAGGTTGCGTCGATCTGGTCGGCGGGCGTTTTAGAAATACGCACGTAGTGCGGGAGCATCACAGATACCGATTCTTGTTGGAATTTGACCTTTACGGTTGCCGGCCTGTCAGGCCTGCCGAACAAGAGTTCGTCGGTATCGCTTAGGAAGTATTTGACGTTTTCGGGACTTGTGCTGACAACTCCTGCACGCAAACTACGTTGAAAATCCAAAATTTGAGCCGCCGATCTCATAGCGACCGAAGCTCGACTTTGCACGCTGTTCTCGGTATTGGCTAAGGTTTCGTCATGGTTGTTCTTGATGTTTCTTAGAATTTTTGCCACGAATTGGCAGTAGGCTTGGTATGGTTCGTCGCTAGCCGAATAAATTGCGGCAAAGATACCGGCTTTTTGTTTTCGTTCCGCGTGGCTCGTTGGTAGAAACACCAAATTGTCCAGCGAATTGAGATCCCAAATGAATGGTCCGCCTGGAAAAGTCAGCGACGCGGTACGGATATAGCGTAGAAATTCGGCAATATCCTTGGTAGTCGCGACCTCGTGCGGGATTAGGTAATGCAATTTGCCGGACACCCATAAGTCCGGATCCCAAGACCAAGCAAGCGGGTTATTTTCTGCTTGGATATTCGGCAGTGCCGCTCTTAATATCTTTTTGAGTTCTTCCATGTCGGTTGGCGTCAGATTGACGGCTGGATAACTGTCCATTGCGTTCTCGGTCGGCGAAACTTTTTTCTTAAATAAATTCTTGAACATTTATCCGCTCTTGATGGCCCAATACTGCCCTTACGTAGTGACGATTTAGGTTGTTTGCGACTCAATATAGTCGGTAGTTCTCCAAATTCAAAACTCCCCTGTCTTCTTGTAATAGTGCTGGCGTCATGTGTTGCTCAAGCGCACCGCTTGCCGGCACAATCGCCTTTTCGCTGCGAAAAAAGCCACCGCACCTTTAGTCGTCATTATGGGCCAACATCAAGGCACGAGCGGCCTATAAAACGCACGCCGAACGTGTGGTTATCTGAATCGATTCGTCAGTTGACCGACCCAGGGGCGAGTTTTTCAAGTCCCAACTGTTCTTGGATTTAACAATAACCTGCTAACGCTCGGCTTGATCCGCTGCCGGTTTTCTAAAGCGCAATGTCATACGGTCGCTTTCGCCGATGGCTGCGTATTTGTCCCGGTTTTTGTCGCCCTGGTTAAAATTCGGCGGCAAGCTGCCGACGCCGCCCGCATGGTCCTTGGTATCCGCCGGATTGGCGTTGATTTCGCTGGCGGCTTCCAACACGAAGCCGGCCTGTTCCGCCCAGGCAATCACTTGGCTTTGTGTGGTGTAACCGGCACTGCCGCCGTTAGCGGTATCCGGATTGGCCCGATGTTCGACCACGCCCAGAATGCCGCCGGGTTTTAGCACTTGGAAAAAGCCGCGAAACATCGCTTCTGCGCTACCTTTTTTCCGCCAGTTATGCACGTTACGAAAGGTCAATACCGTGTCGGCCGAGCCGGGTTTGCCGAACACCGGCCGCGCTTCGTCGAAACGGCGGACTTCCGGCCTGCCGTAAATTTTAGGTAAGCGTGCCAGCTTGATCTTCAGCGCTTTCAACTGTCGGCCGTAGTAGTGTTTCGAATCTGGATTTACTGCGTTGTCGGGATCGATTACGGCGGCGATGTATTGGCCATGCACCCGCAGTAAAGGTGCCAGGATTTCGGTGTACCAACCGCCGCCGGGAACGATTTCAATTACGGTTTGACCGGGAGTCACCTGGAAAAAGGTTAAAGTTTGCTCCGGATGCCGCCAAATGTCGCGAGCGACGTTGGCCGGCTCGCGCCAATGGCCGGCAATCGCGGCCGCCAGCGGCGGCTTGGCCGCTGCGGCATTCTCGTCGGGCGGAGTGCATGCGGCCAAGGCGGTCAGCACGAATAAAGCGTGAGCTATTCTAGCCATAAATTTCAGGCGTCGTTTCTGAGATGGAAATGCCCGGCACGGGGGCACGTTGGTCAATATAACTCGGCCGTTTCTGCCGGCAAAGTAAAGAAGCCGCTAAGGCCGGGTTTTTAAAACGGCCGGCCACGTCAATGAAAATCCCGCGACTTAGTCGCCAAATCGCCGATCCAACTGCTCCAATCCTCCAGTTTGCCGGCTATCAGATGCAATACGCCGTCTTCCTGTTGGATCGTGCCGGTTACCGATAGTAGGCGTGCTTTCAGGAGCGGTTTGCGTTGGGCTAAAGCCGTGGCCGGCCAGACCACCAGATTGACCTGGCCGGTTTCGTCTTCCAAAGTCACAAAGGTTACGCCGGACGCGGTCATAGGCCGTTGTCGGCAGATCACCAGGCCGGCGACCTGGGCGATGCTGCCGTTGCGGCGTTGCCATAGCGATGCCGCCGTCGTTACGCCTCGGCGGCGCAGGCGGTCGCGCAACAACGCCAATGGATGGCTGCGCAAGGTCAACCGGGTACTGGCGTAATCGGCCAGCACGTCCTGGCCGAGGCTGGGCGGTTTTAACAGCGGTGTCGCTTCGGTAAGCGCCGGCACGCCGAACATTGGGGTTGGCGCTTCGGTGCCGCCGGCCGCCCAAAAAGCGTGGTGCCGGTTGCCGGCTAGGGGTTGTAAGGCATCGGCGGCGGCCAGATGTTCCAAATCCTGCCGGTTGAGGCCGGCGCGGGCCGCCAGATCGGCGATGCCGGCAAACCGGCCTTGCTGTCGAGCCTGGACGATGGCATTGGCGGCGGCCGGGGCCAGGCTTTTTACCTGATTGAATCCCAAGCGCAAGGCCGGCGCTGCTGCGGCCGCGAATTCCAGGGAACATTCCAACAAACTGGTCTGCACGTCCACCGGCCGCACCTCGACGCCGTGGCGGCGCGCGTCCTGTACCAATTGCGACGGCCCGTAAAAACCCATCGGCTGGCTGTTCAACAATGCGCAGCAAAATGCCGCCGGATGGTGGCATTTCAACCAGGCCGAGACGTAAGCCAGTAAGGCAAAGCTGGCGGAATGCGATTCCGGAAATCCGTAATCGCCGAATCCCTTGATTTGCTGAAATATGCGCTGGGCAAATTCGGCGCTGTAACCGCGGGCCCGCATGCCTTCCAACAGTTTACGTTCGAACGGTTCCAAGCCGCCCTTGCGCTTCCAGGCCGCCATTGCCCGCCGCAATTGGTCGGCTTCGTCCGCGGTAAAGCCGGCCGCGACCATCGCCAATTGCATGACCTGTTCCTGAAAGATCGGGATACCTAAGGTGCGTTCCAGCACCGCTTTGACTTCCGGGCTGGGGTAGTCGACCGCTTCCAGACCCTGGCGGCGGGCCAGATAGGGATGCACCATTTCGCCTTGAATCGGGCCGGGGCGAACGATGGCGATTTCGATGACCAGATCGTAATAATTGGCCGGTTTCAAACGCGGCAGCATCGTCATCTGCGCCCGGGATTCGACTTGGAATACGCCGATACTGTCGGCTTGTTGCAGCATGCGGTAAACGGCCGGGTCTTCGGCGGGGATGTCGGCCAGGGTCCAGGCGAAGTCGGGTGAGTTTTTCGTTTCGGTAGCTGGAATTACGGTCGAAACAGACCCTTCTCCCTCGGCAGGCTGTCGTAAATGCTCCCTCTCCTCGCGGGAGAGGGTTGGGGTGAGGGGATTTGAATGAGTTAAACCATTGATTTGCATGCCCTCACTCAGCCCTCTCCCGGGGGGAGAGGGTCCCGTTTTGACTTTTTCGGCATCCTTTGGAGGGCGAAGGGATTTGTTTTTATAAGGAAAATCAGGCGGTCGGCAGTATTGGCCAAGATATGCCAAGGCCCGCCGAATCGCGCTGAGCATGCCCAAAGCCAGTATGTCCACTTTCAATAAGCCCATCGCTTCCAGATCGTCCTTTTCCCATTGGATCACGGTGCGGTCGGCCATGCTGGCGTTTTCCACCGGTACCAGCCGCGATATGGCGTCGCGGGCGATAACAAAACCGCCGACATGCTGCGACAAATGCCGCGGGAAGCCTTTGATTTGTTCGACCAGGGCCGCCAGACGTTGCACTGTCGGACTGGCCGGGTCGAAGCCGCATTCTGTCAACGCTTCCGGCATTAATTTGTAACCGTCCCAGCGGTCGACCGTGCCGGCCAAGCGTTCGATCTGCGCCTGATTCAGGCCCAATGCCTTGCCGACATCGCGCACCGCGCTACGGGAACGGTAAGTGATCACCGTCGCCGCCAACGCCGCCCGGTGGCGGCCGTATTTGCGGTAGATGTATTGGATGACTTGCTCGCGGCGCTCGTGTTCGAAATCGACGTCGATGTCCGGCGGTTCGTTGCGTTCGCGCGATAGGAAACGTTCGAACAACAGATTCATCCGGTTTGGGTCGACTTCGGTAATGCCCAGGCAAAAACACACCGCCGAATTGGCCGCCGAACCGCGGCCCTGACAAAGGATGCCTTGCTCGCGGGCGAAGCGGACGATGTCGTGCACGGTCAGAAAATAAGGCTCGTAGGCCAGTTCGGCGATCAAGGCCAATTCGTGCTCGATTTGGCCGCGAACTTTGTCGGGTACGCCTTGCGGCCAACGCCGCGCCGCGCCGGCTTCGGTCAAATGCCGCAACCAACTCGTGGGCGTATAACCTGTCGGGCAGACTTCGCGCGGATATTCGTAACGCAACTCGGCCAGCGAGAATCGGCAACGTGCGGCAATCGCCAACGATTGTTGCAGCCAATCCGCTGGGTAAAGCTGGGTCAGCCGAGGTAGTGGGCGCAGATGGCGCTCGCCGTTGGCGAATAAGGCGTAACCCAACTCCGCCAGCGGTCTGCCCAGGCGAATCGCGGTCAAGGTGTCTTGCAACGCCTGTCGCGAACGGCGGTGCATGTGCACGTCGTTGCAGGCTACGACAGGGATGCCGGCGCTGTGCGCCAAGTGCTTGCATTCGGCCAGCCAGGCGTCATCGTTGCCGGATAGGAAACGGCCGGCGCCCAGCCATAGCTGATTACCGAACAATTGTTTCAGCCAAGTGCCGTCCGCTGCCGGCGAACCGGAGCTGGGTAGCCAGATTGCCAGGCAACCGTGCGGTAAATGGGCGGCGAGATCGCTCCGGCTCAAACGGTAGCGGCCTTTGCCTGCCTGGCGGCGGGCCAGCGTAATCAAGGTTGAGAGTTTGCCGTAACTATCGCGGTCGCTGGCTAACAGTAATAGCTTTAAGCCGTCGTCCAAGCGAAATTCGCTGCCGACGATTAAGTGGAGGTTGTGCTTGATTGCGGCCAGATGGGCACGGACCACACCGGCCAGCGAGCATTCGTCGGTCAAGGCCAGCGCTTGGTAGCCCAGCGCCGCGGCAGCTTCGACCAGTTCTTCCGGATGCGAGGCACCGCGCAGAAAACTGAAGTTGGACAGGCAATGCAGTTCGGCAAAGCCTATGTCGGTCGCCGGGTTGCCGTTAGCCGAACAAGCCATGCAGATACCAGCCCCGGTCCCCGGATAGTTCGCGGAACAGCCAAAGTTTGCGGCCCAGACGGTCCTGGCCGATGAAGTAGTCGCGGCGTACCGCTTGATTGTCCCACCAGCCGGATTCGATGCGTTCGGCCGGCGACAATAGCGTGAAACTGTCACCGGATAAGGGTTCCGGAGCGGGTAGCAGCCAAAGCGGCCGGGGCGGCGCCGCAGTCTGAGTTTCGGTTTCGGCTGCATTGCTTTGGTGGGCGCGTTCCGGGCGGTGGTCGGCGGCGACGGCGAAGCGCTGCAAAGCGTGATGGCCGAGCCGGTTTTGCAATTGGTCCAGCGTGGCCTGCCATTCGCTGTCGGTTTCCGCAGCAGGCTCATCAGCGAAGAGCGAGCAGGCTGCCGGTTGATACGGCGCGATTTCGTCGCTGAGCAGTTCGACGCCAATCACCGGCGCCGGCAGCGGACTGCGCTCCAGTTTTTCCCGTAATAAGGCCAGACAATGGTCGACGTCGCGGTTCCCGTGGCGAAAGCTTAATTTCAGTCGGGTCGGTGGCCGCCGATAGTGGTGTAGGTCCAGGGCAACCGCCAGCGCTACCGCGTCGCGCTGTTTCAGGAATTCCGCCCAAGCCGCGGCCAATTGTGCGATGGCCGGGAAAAAATGTTCGAGTCGGGTCAGTTCGGTCGGCAACTCGCAGCTGGCGGCAAAGGCCGGCGGGTTATGAAAGGCGTTGAGCGCAGTGGGTTGTAGGCCGAGCAAGCCGTCCAAGCGCTGTAATAAACCGCTGCCGTAACGTCTGGCCAGGCCGTCGCGCGGTAAGCGCCATAGGTCGACCAGGTAGCGAACGCCGGCATTGCCCAGGCGGCCCAAGGTTTTACCGTCCAATGCCAGTGCTGCGATCGGCAAAGGGCCCAAAGCCGATCGCAGCTCGGCGCGTGCGCCGATTTGCATTTCCAAACCCAAACCGGCCAACAGTTCTGCGGCTGGGGCGGTCGGGGCTATCGCTATTACCGGCGAGTAACCGGCGGCCAGACAGGCGTCGCGCAGGTCTTGCTCGAGGCGGTCGCTGCCGCCGAAAAGTTTCAAGCAACTGCCGATTTCAATTAGCAGGCAATCCGGCCGGTCCAGACTGACCCAGGGGCTGAAATTCAAACCGATTCCGGCCAGTTGTTGCAGAGCCGCTTTTTCGGCTTGCGGATTACGCGGCAACAGGCTCAATGCCGGACATAAGGCTTGGGCAGCGCTTTGGCTCATACCCGGTTCGACGCCGGCCTGGCGCGTCGCTGCCGAAACGGCGTAGAGGCCGGGCCGGCCTTTGCTGGTTTCTAGCGCGGCGACCGCTTGCGCCGTATCGATTTTCAACGCCTCTAACGCCAATGCCGGGAAATAGGCGCACAGCCAGAGTTTGGCAGGGGACTTCGATGCTCCGGCGGGTGCGGCCGGACCCGGTGCTAGCTGTCGATTAAGGGCGAGGGCGGTGGCGGCCATCGGCGGTTTATAGGCTTAACATCAACGACGCGCGGCGCAAACTGCCGCGGGCTTTGACAATGTCCACTGCCAAACCGCTTGCACTCGGACGGACGGCGACACGTAAAACCGCACCGGAGTAACTTTGGCCGGGCAGGGCGAACAATACCGCCAAGGCCGAGCCGGTTTCGGCGGCCAATTGCAACCGGCGGATTTGCCGGGCGTCGAGCCGGCGCGGCCATAACAACACCATGCCGCAGCCGCCGCTACGCAGCAGTTTTTCCGCACACCAGGCTATATCGTGGTCTTTGTCGGCGTTGACGGTCAGCAGTTGGGTCAACGCCACGCCGGCTTGTGACAGCGCCGGGGCGTAGGGTCGATACGGCGGCGCGATCCAGGCTATCCGGCGCCCGGCGCGGCTCAAACCGGCGATGGCCGGCAACAGCAGGCGCAATTCGCCGCAGCCCGGCGCCGGGATGGCGATTTCCGCCAGCGTGCCTAATGGCCAGCCGCCGCCCGGTAGTGACGCATCCAGCTCGGCAAAACCGCTGCCGACCACGGCCCAGGCGGCATGGTCGCAGTGCAGGCCGCGCCAGATGCCGGCCCGGCTGCGCAACAAATCCGCCAAGGCCGGGTTCATAACGCTATGCGGCGAATCACGCCGACCACGATGCCTTCGATGGCTAACGCATCGCGGTGCAAGTCGATACCTATGGTTGTGAAATCGGGATTGGCCGGTTCCAGATAAGCGATATCGCCGTCCAGCCGCAGCCGTTTCACGGTGGCTTCGTCGCCGATCCGCGCCACCACCAGTTGCCCGCTACGCGCGTCGGGCCGGCGTTGCACGGCCAGTAAGTCGCCGTCCAAAATTCCGGCGTCGCGCATGCTCAGGCCGTGTACTCGCAGTAAGTAATCGGCCCTCTGCTGGAATAATTCGGGGCCAATCTGGCAATAGCCTTCGATATGTTGTTCGGCCAGAATCGGTTGTCCGGCGGCGACCCGGCCGATCAGGGGCAGGCCTTGGTCGGTGCCAGGCTTGAGCAGACGAATGCCGCGCGAGGCGCCCGGCGTCAGTTGAATCGCGCCTTTCTTGGCCAAAGCTTGCAAGTGGCCGCGAATAGCGTTGCCGGAACCCATGCCGAAGGCCGCGGCGATTTCGGCTATGGTCGGCGGAAAGCCTTCCCGAGCCAGAGTGTGCTCGATGAAGTCCAGAATTTGCTGCTGGCGGTGGGTAAGGGGTTTCATGCTGTTTTTATGAATACTGTTTATATATACAGTATATTTTGGCCGGAGCCGGTGTGCAACAGCCTCAAGGCTAAACAAAGCGAATCGGAAAACTGGTTATACTGGCGGTGAAAAATCGATTTGCCTTAAAGTCCAGTGTTTATGGGCTAAGATAAATGGGAACATGTCCAGGTATCCCTTAAGGTTCGGGTCCTGAATTTTTTCCGTCTAACTGCCATAAAGCGGCTGATTACGTTCAATTTAGTGCAACAGGCATGGCGTTTTGCAAAATCGGCTTGATGTGTTTTGCTCGGCAAGTCAGGTTTGATTGGTGCGCCGTTGCAATAATATAGCTAGCTGGTTGGTGAAAAACGTTTCAAATATTCAAATATGCAGATATATGTTATGGGTTTAAATTTAATGGTTAGTCGTGCCTTCAATTGTTAGAAATAGTTGGAATCGAATATTAAAATCATGAGTGGTAGTAAAATTTATTATGGTCGCGCCTTAGATTATTGCTTGCTCTTTATTGCTGGTGCGCTATTGCTGTCGATGGGGCTTAAAGCAGTATTTGATATCGATAGAAATTTCGATAGTTGGGCCTACCATTTACCGTTTGCAGCCAAGCTATGGGGAATTATTCCCGGCGAAGCCTATTTATTGGATGGATATTGGCAGCCAAGATTTGATGGTTTCGGTTTGCTCGGTGAATTCTTTCAAGGTTTTTTCTGGTTTATTAGCGGAAGGCCTGAGACGACCAATCTGGTGGCTTATTTCAGCCTTCTGATTTATTTTTTATTTTTAAAAAAGTATTTCAAAATTCCATTGCATTTGTCGGTGTTGGGCTTGCTGGCGATTCCGCTGGTACAAATTCATGCCACAGTTTCCTATGTCGATTTGCCCAGTTCGATAGCTATGGCGGTTTTAATTATGATCACCTACCGCAGCTATGTTTCATCGGAGCCGATCACAACGGCGGATTTGATAATACTATTTGTCTCGGCTGCGATAGCTGCCAATATGCGCTTGCAATTTGTGCCGATTGTTTTTGTCGTGCTTTGTTTTACCGGGTACCAATTATGGATAAAATCGGCAAAAGTATACTTCGAATCGGGCAGGAATAGTTGGTTATTATTTTTTTTAGTTGCGTTGGCTCTACTGGTTATATTCGCTACGCCGATTAAAAACCTGTTTCTGCATGGTAATCCGGTTTATCCGGTCGTTGTTAAAATTGCCGGAATTGAATTGAATCATAGAGAACTCCCGCCATTGGAGCCAAGAATTCCCGGTAATGATTTAGCCAGGCCGATATTGTGGTTATATTCGCTATTTGAAACCATTCCAAAACCCTACTTTAATGGCTGGTCAATTGGCGGTGGCCAGGAAACCGTCGGCGACCAATTCGGCGGATATTTCGGCGCTTACGTTATTTTAAATGTTCTGTTGTTGCTTGGATTAAGTTATTTGAATTGGGCTAAGGAGACCAAGCTAGCCATCATTGCGATGGTTTTGATGTCAGTGGTCGTCGCTTTGATGCCCAGTTCGCCGCGGCTTAGATACTATATGTTCTGGATGATAGTATTGGTCTCGTTGAATTTTTATTTGATTTGCAATCTGGCATTTTCCGTTGCACAGGCAAGATTTTTGAATTCGCGCAATGCCGGATTAATTTCTGCATCAGTACTCAGTTGGGTAATCATCGTTACTCAAGGCGTGTATGTTCGGCCCTATTTTTACTCTTTCGAAGAGTATTATAAAAAACATGTTGACTTTGTGTTGCTAAAGCAAATTCAGGATGGGGATAAAGTTTGTATCA
Above is a window of Methylomonas koyamae DNA encoding:
- a CDS encoding segregation and condensation protein A; the protein is MNETALAVESTPPPLALVQGQPFQELPEDLYIPPDALEVFLDTFEGPLDLLLYLIRRQNLDILDIPIAQITRQYIAYIEMMENLRLELAAEYLVMAALLAEIKSRMLLPRQPESEEEEEDPRAFLIRKLQEYEAIKKVAEEIDLLPRNERDTFEFGVDTSTVNVRQILPDVELKELLLAFQDVLKRAERLSHHHITKEPLSVRERMAAILEKLNRADILPFPACFTRGEGKNGVVVAFLAILELSKERVIDIFQPEPYAGIHVRFRVNSSTGD
- the scpB gene encoding SMC-Scp complex subunit ScpB; its protein translation is MLPAWRGGWDKPAAPPPDAVSRRRAATRLPAPWAAVIRASEHQAIIVERHLPAPERVKDCDMNTKRIVEAILFAANRPMTIRQIQETFPELEQPDTLAIQMALEDIARDYADRPIGLRQLASGYRFQVREGLSPYVTRLFEEKPARYSRALLETLAIIAYRQPVTRGEIEDIRGVSVSSSIIQTLLEREWIRVIAHKEVPGRPALFGTTKQFLDYFNLTSLNDLPTLQEIADFDFGNPPQPQTEQDHSERPQTVQTETTVNPSGQPETDGAEPEPQTEVGAISQTETGAGGENVTLH
- the rluB gene encoding 23S rRNA pseudouridine(2605) synthase RluB; this encodes MEPNPNRKPKSAPFRKPRPAPAAKTSPSISAAAAGGERIQKLLARAGLGSRREIERWIGEGKLLVNGNPVQLGYHLKPGDHLQINGRIVKWEKYAEQPTRVLVYHKPVGELVTRRDPEGRPVIFTQLPRLQVGRWIAVGRLDINTSGLILVTNNGELANRLMHPSREVEREYAVRILGEVDDAMLERLKQGVELDDGPAHFEDVSFYAGEGANKWFYATVKQGRNRLVRRLWESQGVKVSRLIRVRYGDVTLPERVRAHSFYELEVKELAALMEFVGL
- a CDS encoding class I SAM-dependent methyltransferase, which codes for MARIAHALFVLTALAACTPPDENAAAAKPPLAAAIAGHWREPANVARDIWRHPEQTLTFFQVTPGQTVIEIVPGGGWYTEILAPLLRVHGQYIAAVIDPDNAVNPDSKHYYGRQLKALKIKLARLPKIYGRPEVRRFDEARPVFGKPGSADTVLTFRNVHNWRKKGSAEAMFRGFFQVLKPGGILGVVEHRANPDTANGGSAGYTTQSQVIAWAEQAGFVLEAASEINANPADTKDHAGGVGSLPPNFNQGDKNRDKYAAIGESDRMTLRFRKPAADQAER
- a CDS encoding error-prone DNA polymerase yields the protein MACSANGNPATDIGFAELHCLSNFSFLRGASHPEELVEAAAALGYQALALTDECSLAGVVRAHLAAIKHNLHLIVGSEFRLDDGLKLLLLASDRDSYGKLSTLITLARRQAGKGRYRLSRSDLAAHLPHGCLAIWLPSSGSPAADGTWLKQLFGNQLWLGAGRFLSGNDDAWLAECKHLAHSAGIPVVACNDVHMHRRSRQALQDTLTAIRLGRPLAELGYALFANGERHLRPLPRLTQLYPADWLQQSLAIAARCRFSLAELRYEYPREVCPTGYTPTSWLRHLTEAGAARRWPQGVPDKVRGQIEHELALIAELAYEPYFLTVHDIVRFAREQGILCQGRGSAANSAVCFCLGITEVDPNRMNLLFERFLSRERNEPPDIDVDFEHERREQVIQYIYRKYGRHRAALAATVITYRSRSAVRDVGKALGLNQAQIERLAGTVDRWDGYKLMPEALTECGFDPASPTVQRLAALVEQIKGFPRHLSQHVGGFVIARDAISRLVPVENASMADRTVIQWEKDDLEAMGLLKVDILALGMLSAIRRALAYLGQYCRPPDFPYKNKSLRPPKDAEKVKTGPSPPGRGLSEGMQINGLTHSNPLTPTLSREEREHLRQPAEGEGSVSTVIPATETKNSPDFAWTLADIPAEDPAVYRMLQQADSIGVFQVESRAQMTMLPRLKPANYYDLVIEIAIVRPGPIQGEMVHPYLARRQGLEAVDYPSPEVKAVLERTLGIPIFQEQVMQLAMVAAGFTADEADQLRRAMAAWKRKGGLEPFERKLLEGMRARGYSAEFAQRIFQQIKGFGDYGFPESHSASFALLAYVSAWLKCHHPAAFCCALLNSQPMGFYGPSQLVQDARRHGVEVRPVDVQTSLLECSLEFAAAAAPALRLGFNQVKSLAPAAANAIVQARQQGRFAGIADLAARAGLNRQDLEHLAAADALQPLAGNRHHAFWAAGGTEAPTPMFGVPALTEATPLLKPPSLGQDVLADYASTRLTLRSHPLALLRDRLRRRGVTTAASLWQRRNGSIAQVAGLVICRQRPMTASGVTFVTLEDETGQVNLVVWPATALAQRKPLLKARLLSVTGTIQQEDGVLHLIAGKLEDWSSWIGDLATKSRDFH
- a CDS encoding Y-family DNA polymerase, whose protein sequence is MKIDTAQAVAALETSKGRPGLYAVSAATRQAGVEPGMSQSAAQALCPALSLLPRNPQAEKAALQQLAGIGLNFSPWVSLDRPDCLLIEIGSCLKLFGGSDRLEQDLRDACLAAGYSPVIAIAPTAPAAELLAGLGLEMQIGARAELRSALGPLPIAALALDGKTLGRLGNAGVRYLVDLWRLPRDGLARRYGSGLLQRLDGLLGLQPTALNAFHNPPAFAASCELPTELTRLEHFFPAIAQLAAAWAEFLKQRDAVALAVALDLHHYRRPPTRLKLSFRHGNRDVDHCLALLREKLERSPLPAPVIGVELLSDEIAPYQPAACSLFADEPAAETDSEWQATLDQLQNRLGHHALQRFAVAADHRPERAHQSNAAETETQTAAPPRPLWLLPAPEPLSGDSFTLLSPAERIESGWWDNQAVRRDYFIGQDRLGRKLWLFRELSGDRGWYLHGLFG